The nucleotide window CATAGGTTAGTCAATGCGGCCCTCCTACTACTTTAATTTCAGCCACTTAAGTGGAGCCCAATCCAACCCAGCCCTTATGAATGGACAAAGATAGAACTTTACTGTCCTGTCCATCTTCATAGCACAAGAAAAACTGCTCAGTGTGCTGAGAGGGGCGAGGTGTGCATTCAGCATAACATGCCAATGCAGTTTTGCCTCCCTTGCCTCCCATCATGGGGGTGGAGGACAAATACGCCCAGGGCGTCATTCAAGCTAGAACTGCCACTGATCTGATTGGAGGAGAGTATTACAAAGAGAGCCTGTGTGAAATAGAATCGGGAGGTTGTGGTGACATGATGCAGACCTGAACTTCTTCACCAAGACATCCATGTTTATAAAATGTGGATTAAACCTAAACGTACcaaacagggttagggttagggctacaCTCATATATCCAACTGTATTGTCTGTTGCTCATTTCATGATCTTACCTACAGACAGTTGAATCTTGGCATAGTTACCAGCACTCCACTGTGGGTCTGAACCACACCAGTATGTCCCAGCATCACTTGCTTTCAGCTCTTTAATGGTGACCAGGAACGAGCTGGAAGCAGCATCATCTTGCAGTGTGAACCTGTGGTCAGTCTGGTCAGAGCTGCTTTGACTCGTCACCATGTCTGTACAGTCTTTACGGTGGTCTCCCTTACAGATGAACTTCATGTTTGTCCTGTGCTGTGGTGGATAGGAACACTCCATGGTTACTGGGAGTCCCACAATGCCACTCAGACTGTCTGATTTCACACAGCACCACTCTGTCaaagattttgaaaaaaatgatttaagaaTTGAATAACACTGCAGCCTGCAATCAGGTCAGATTAGAACTGGATGAGGTGTGCCCCACATTCGAATGTTAAATCAGTTAGACCAGTTAGGTGGAGAAAACTCAAAGCTTTCAGACaccatttttttctcaatatctattttaaattaaactatgcTTTCTTCAGGCTGaatcacatactgtaaaatgtaatgtttcacTGCAATATGATGAAACAGAGACATGACCTCTCACCTTTGACTTCTAGTTTAAAACCAGAGAAGACATCCAGGCCGGTGTTTCTTTGGACACCACAAAGGTACATCCCAGAATCCTTTTGGGTCAAACTGGTAATGGTCACTGTGAACTTCCTCAACGTTTTGTCCTCGTTAAGGCTGAACTGTccattttgtttggttttagaGGTGACTGCTGCCTCCTGCAGACATGTGGAGGGCTTGTTTCCTCTGCAAATGTACTTCAGGTTGTACCTGTCCTCAGACTCGTATGGACAACTGATGGACACTGAACTGTCCTCATTACCTTGGACTTTGGTGAAACGTTCACAGCAGTGGTCTGccagtaaaacaaacaacatcacagATTGTCACAAGTGCAGACAGAATTATTTAAATTCtttactttagtaaaagtagtaataccacagtgttaaaataCTGCAAGTTAGAAGTAAAACAccctcatttaaaatattatttacagtatgttaatGTTTGTAAGTATTATTAGATTAATGTCTTTAAAGCATCTAAAGTAAAGGGCTCATTATGCAACAGAATGACTCCTGTGTTATATTACTACtggattattattactgatatatCAATATATGAGGACCATTTAAATGCTAAAGCTAGTCAGTGTTGAGCTACGGTATTTTTCTAACCAACTAACATATTGTTGGGCAGTTTAATCTGTGGCactgcttcatatttaacatactgATGATATATTCTGTATACAAAACATGAATCTTTGAAATAACTAGTAACTATATCTGTCAATAAATGCACCGATGTCAAAAAAGTGCAATACCCTCCTGTAGGAGatagaagtataaagtaacagaaaagtgctcaagtaaagtacaagtgcctcaaaacagaacaacaattgattaaatatctgctttaaattctaccaCAGACTTCTAATTCAgcacagtttatttatttacctggTTTTACATCCAGATTTACTTCAGTGTAGATATCCTTTCCAGTCCTGGTCACCCCACACCAGTATTTCCTCGCATCTGTAGGTCTAAGATTAGAGATGGTCGTTGTGAAGactttattacttttgtcaTCAGAGATGGAGtatctgcttttctttcctaTTGTGGTCGTAATCAGAACATCAGCATCACCACAGTCATTCCTACACAGGTATTTTTCATAAGACTCATAACCCTCTTCATAGTGACAAGAAACTTTAGCTTCTCTCCCTTCATATCCAGACACATGGATCACCTCTGCTTCACTGGTGACATGACTCAGAACAActgtaaagagaaaaacaacatgaaatgtaaaaaaccCACCTGGAAACAAATGTAAGGTTTACAAACCTTTTCATCCACTTGCCACCAaatatttgaatacatttttatgtgttactgctgtataatgAAATCAAGACCAAGGCCAAGACAGACCACTTGTATTTgcataaaagtaaatatattcAGTGCGGGAAAATTACTTACTGCACAGATTGAACAGCAGGTTTTGAAGGCTCCACATTTTCGTGCTATTGCAAAGAAACCACAAGAGAAGTGTGTCTTATACTGACAACACCCAATGTGTCATTCAAAGTGTCACTTCTGCATTTAGATGACCagtattttattaatatgtttGAAGTAACTTCAGGTCAGATTAAGTCCGTTTTATTTGTACAGCCCATGTCCTATCCTGTGAAACTAAAGAATGCCAGAGTTGTTCCTATATGACTGCATAGAGAGGCCCAgtgtttgatttattgatttatttaaatgaaacactgaTTAATGCTCTTCCAATTCTTTTAAGGAGTTGATGATGTGATCTACTTTACATGTTTGCCCTGTGTTGTAGTGGATAGGAACACTGCATTGTTACCAGATGTCCCACAATGCTGCTCAATTTGTGGGCAGCACCTTTCTATGTTTGCTGTCTGAAATACTTCATGTCCTCAAAAGGTTAAACATGGCTATTCATTTTCCACCCTGCTGTGTGACTTTCTTGTGTAGGGTTAGTATAACTTTTAATTGCTGTAGCAATTTAGATGTAATAATTAATTTTGTAATTGTGCTCTCGTTGAGTGGGCACCACTTACCagattttattaattttgcaagaCTCAAGTTAGTTTTTTACAAAGACAGATGTACAAGGACAGTTAGACAGCCCTCTGCTGGTGCTGTTTTACTGTTACACTGAATTCAGTATTACATACCTTTGATTCTAATGCCCATTAATAACTACTAATTAGTCCATATTGTTGATGTCATATGtgtttattaaatttaaatagttTCAACTATTTTgctaaactgttttttttttcttctcactctAATGATGAGAGGATGTAGTGAACCAAATAAAAAGGTGTAGGTACATTAATAAGTACAAACCATTTCAAGTAGTGTGTTTACACTCGTTGAAGTGCATTAATAGTGTCTGTAGAAAGGATGTGTTTCATTGGACAGACTTCTATTATGTTTCAAAATGCAAACCTGTACACTGAGTTTAACTTCAAAACTAAAAGTTCACTGAAGAAAAAACCTGTTTCCAGATATGTTTCTAGTTCATGTTGTCTTCTCTTTGCATTTGCTGTGAATATTGTGACCACTGCAGCAGGGTTCATCTTCATCATGTGTCTACATATGCAGAGAGAGAAGTTGAAAATACAGTTGATGTAACTACATGTAACTACAATAAGGGAGCTGATTTGtttcacacaaacagcagtgtgttATATGTTTTATGCACCTCACAATATGTGTTAAATCTCTCAGTCCAGCATTTACATCAACAATTTTATCAATTTCAAACTGTCACACTGTTTCTATGATTACCTTTTAGGGACCCTAACCAGAAATGTAACTTGGACCCCATGTTTTCTTCCTCTGGCTACTAACAAGTTGTacttgaaatggaaaataaCTTTACTTACACTGGAgaattacattttgaattttgaacGCCAAATTTCCACGTCAGAGTCACTATGTCTGAATAAATGCAGCAGCAGCTATAATGACGTGACCATCAGAAATAAGtacaaaaggaaagagagagaaataatttGATTACCTTGTGGCATGTTGAAGGCAGCTCTGTAAGAAAGCAGAGGAGTCAGCAAAAGAGGGTCGGAAAGTCCTCCAGggtaagaaaagaagaaggctTGCTCACTGACAGAGGGCAGAACACGTGGCGTGTGAGCAAAacgaaagagaaggaaagagaaaactTCTCCAGGAATCAATTTCCTTGAGGTCACCAAAGAGGGAACAAGCCTCTGGGTCCACCAGTTTATGGGCCTAATTCTAGCCCTGTTTGACATATCACCCTTAAACTCAGCAAGGTCAGGCAGGTGACCATGCGGGTAAAGATCAGCTTCAGCACCAGGACCAAAATGGAATACCGTACAAGTTTTATAAGAGTGCATGCCATCTGAGTGGCAAAGGAAGGTGGCAGTCTCCATTCCTTAAGAGCAAAACTCCAAGACCTTCAACCAATTCAGGAACATAGCCCTACTGAATGTTGAGGGGAAATCTTTGTTCTTTGTGATGGCAAGAAGGATGACCTCCTACTTGATGGAGAATGCCTATATTGACATCAGTTGAGAGAGGGCTGTGGTCCCAGGGTTCCCAGGCTGAGATGAGCATGCCTCAGTGATTTGGGAGCAGATCCAGAAAGCTAAGAGGTAGAAAAAGATGTTCACCTCACATGGCATCAGGGTCCACATGTCCTGACATTAGGGTTGGAGTGGAAAATGGAGACAAATTTTCCAAGAGATATCTGCAGCTACACATTGAAACACACCTGAAATTTAGGTTGGGCTCACACTTGCTTGCACATTCCAGGAATGTGAGTTGGAGTTTATGGCCTTGAGGGGgggttttcttcattttgtcaCAGCGTTATGGGCAGTTATCCTgttaacagacacacacttggCAAAATGGTCAGTTCGGGGCCCAGAGGTGAGGCACTCTCGATGTCTCAATTACTTATTCAATTTGagattaaataaaggttgtttTATCCATGACATTAAAGAAGAGGCTGTAATGTCTCCTCAAAACAACTCATTCATTAGTTTTCACagaacaggaaatgaacagtGTTAAAAGTAGTTACATTTGATTCTTCACATATGTGATCAATCCATCTATACATTTGTCATCCTGTTTTTCCATGCTGTGTTTCTGTAATTTTGTTCTATTTTGTACACAGACCATCGATTACACATTTGTTCACCCTGGGAGAGGTATTCCTCCTCTGTTGCGCCTCCATAggttactttcattttttaacatattttagagAGTGTTTCCTTATGTGAATTGAGGGTATAAGATTAGATGATGTCATATACAATACAGACTGTACCTTTCTGATTTATGATATTGGGCTATATAATTACAATTAACTTGATCTGATCAAGTGATCAAATATATGATCAGTATGTTAACTATGAAGTAGTGCCATAGATTAAACTACCCAACAATATGTTAATTGTTTAGAAAACAGTGTAGCTCCACATTGATAAGCTTTACTATTTAATAACTACTTATATGTTGATATATTAgtaacaataaaacatcaatgATCTAAATGCAGATGTGAGAGTGTTCAGCATTTCAATTGCATTCTTTGTGGGTGTAGCATTGTCAATATAAGACACACTTATCTTTTGGTTTCTGTTTCTTTACAATTGTGCAAAGATGTGGAGCTTTCAAAACCTGCTGTTCACCCTGTGCAGTAAGTAATATTAAGTAACTAAATATATCTACTTTTATGCAAATGCAGTCCATCTGTCTTGGTATTGACCTTGGTTTTGGTAAATGTGTTATACAGCAGTATACAAATGTATTCACATGTTTAGTAAAAAATGGATAAGGCATGTATTCTCTTTACAGTTATTCTGATCCATGTCACCAGCGCAGCAGAGGTGATCCATGTGTCTGGATATGAAGGGAGAGAAGCTAAAGTTTCTTGTCACTATAAGGAGGATGTTAAGTCTCATGTAAAATACCTGTGCAGGAATGACTGTAAAGAAGACCCTGATGTTCTTATTAAGACCCCAATAGGAAAGAGAAGCAGATACTCCATCTCtgatgacagaaagaaaagagtctTCACAGCGATCATTTCTGATCTTAGTTTTACAGATGCTGGGAAATACTGGTGTGGGGTGGAAATTATCGGAATAGATATCTTAACTGAGGTACAGCTGGATGTAAAACCAGGTAAATAAATACACTCTGTGCTGAATTAGATGACTGTGGTAGAATTTAAAGcacatatttaattaattgttgtCCAGTTTTAAGGCACTTGTATGTTCTTCAGcacttttcttcttatttactttatatttctatCCTCTGCATTTTTGAGGTGCGTATTGCTTTTTTGACAACCCTCCATTTATCTGACAGATATAGTTACTAGTTACTTGGaagatttttcttttgtataCAAAATATATGATCAGTatgttacagtaaatatgaagcattGCTGTAGATTAAACTACCCAACAATATGTTAATTATTTAGAAAACAGTGTAGCTCCACACTGACTAGCTTTAGTATTTAAATACTACTTATATGTTGATATATTAGCAACAATTATCCAGTATTAATATAATAACACTTACacttaattatataaaaataataacactttATAACACTGACAAGGGTAATTAATGATCACTTTTACTTCAGATGTTACTAGGACATAAAgcttataataattattatgtagtttaatatactgtaaataatatttTGACTTCTAACTTGCAGTATTTTAACACTGTAATAttactacttttacttaagtaaagaatgtaaatatttcagtctgcacTTGTGACAGTCTGTGATTTTTGTCTTACTGGCAGACCACTGCTGTGAACATTTCACCAAAATCCAAGGTTATGAGGACAGTTCAGTGTCCATCAGTTGTCCATACGAGTCTGAGGACAGGGACAACCTGAAGTacatctgcagaggaaacaagCCCTCCACATGTCTGCAGGAGGCAGTGGTCGCCTCTGATATCAAACCAAATGGACAGTTTAGTTTTAAGGATGACAAGACTTCAAGCAAGTTCACAGTGACCATTACCAGTTTGACCCAAAAGGATTCTGGGATGTACCTTTGTGGTGTCCAAAGAGACACTGGCCTGGATGTCTTCTCTGGTTTTAAAATAGAACTTAGAGGTGAGAGGTCATCATATTGCAgtgaaacaatacattttacagtgtgATTCAGCCTGAAGAAagtatagtttaatttaaaatagatATTGAGAAAAAACCGGTGTCTGAAAGCTTTGAGTTCTCTTGTATCTAACTAacctaaatatattaaatattcaaatgtggGGCGTaccatgaaaaatatttttcatccatttttaatCTGACTTGATTGCAGGCTACAGTGTTATTCAAttcttaaatcatttttttcaaaccTCCTTTTCTTTGACAGATTGGTGCTGTGTGAAATCCTACAATCTGAGTGGCATTGTGGGACTCCCAGTAACCATGGAGTGTTCCTATCCACCACAGCACAGGACAAACATGAAGTTCCTCTGTAAAGGAGACCACCGTAAAGACTGTACAGACATGGTGACAAGTCAAAGCAGCTCTGACCAGACTGACCACAGGTTCACACTGCAAGATGATACTACTTCCAGCTCGTTCCTGGTCACCATTAAAGAGCTGAAAGCAACTGATGCTGGGACATACTGGTGTGGTTCAGACCGACAGTGGAGTGCTGGTAACTACGCCAAGATTCAACTGTCTGTAGGTAAGATCATGAAATGAGCAACAGACAATACAGTTGAATATATGAGTGTAGCTGTAAGTTACATCTAGGTTTAATCCCCAATGTATTCACCTGGGTATCTGGGTGGTTTAGGAAGCTCAGATTTGCATGATATCAACATGACATCCTGGTTTTcttctgttgtcttttttttttattcccttcGCATTATACCACAAAGTGGTCTATAATTTTTCAAAGGGTTTAAGTTCAGAATAAGctgattcattgattttccATATAATCTTTTCCTCGTACAGTCTTTCCACAGCAGACCAGCACAGTGGAAACAGTCGGATCACAAGTCACACAAATCTCTGGTGGACCTATCAAAGGTGTGTGAACTTCTTTTAATCAACTTCTGGAGAAAAATATTtgttcacacagtcacattatGACCACATTATAGTCTATACAAGGTAAACCATTACAACAGACAGTACAGCTGAATATATGAGTGTAGCTGCAAGTTACGTATAGGTTTAATCTCCATTGCATAAACCTGGGTGTTTCTGTGATTCAGGAAGCTCAGATCTGCATCATGTCACCACAACCTCCTGGTTTTCCTCTGTCATCCTTCCTTCTATTCTCTTGCATTATAGACCACAAAATTAAAAACTCGTCAGTAATTAGTGTTTGTTTAAGTTTAGTTGAAGTTttagcttttgtgttttttcaaatgGTTTAAGATAATTTCCTTTTCAGAATTAGCTGATTCATTGAGTGCCTTATAATATTTTCCTCTTACAGTCTTTCCACAGCAGACCAGCACTGTGGAACCAGTCGGATCACAAGTCACACAAATCTCTAGTGGACCTATCAAAGGTATGTGAACTTCTTTTGACCACTTTGTGGAGACAATTATCtgttcacacagtcacattatGACCAGATTAAAGTCCATAAAAGGTAAACCAATATATGTTAATGGTATCGCTGGATTTCTGGTTAATGTTATAGTTGCAGTTTCTATTGTCACATAAAGCCAACATGAATGCAGTGATGACACAGTTCTGACATTTAGTGTCACTCTGCTGTTTTGTATTTGAGATTATGCtaaatgatgatgtgtgtgttcaggaaatgtatattttcattctgttctttcttcttttttttttgccagatgCAGTGCTCATTAGAACTGT belongs to Scomber scombrus chromosome 2, fScoSco1.1, whole genome shotgun sequence and includes:
- the LOC134001344 gene encoding CMRF35-like molecule 8; amino-acid sequence: MWSLQNLLFNLCIVLSHVTSEAEVIHVSGYEGREAKVSCHYEEGYESYEKYLCRNDCGDADVLITTTIGKKSRYSISDDKSNKVFTTTISNLRPTDARKYWCGVTRTGKDIYTEVNLDVKPDHCCERFTKVQGNEDSSVSISCPYESEDRYNLKYICRGNKPSTCLQEAAVTSKTKQNGQFSLNEDKTLRKFTVTITSLTQKDSGMYLCGVQRNTGLDVFSGFKLEVKGERSCLCFIILQ